A window of the Alnus glutinosa chromosome 4, dhAlnGlut1.1, whole genome shotgun sequence genome harbors these coding sequences:
- the LOC133865707 gene encoding aminopeptidase M1-like, with protein sequence MEQFKGQPRLPKFAVPKRYDIHLKPDLSACTFAGSVAIDLDIVADTKYIVLNAAELSVVTGSVSFTNRGFYKVLEPSKIDLVEADEILVLEFAETLPIGIGVLRIGFEGTLNDKMKGFYRSKYEHNGEKKNMAVTQFEPADARRCFPCWDEPACKATFKITLDVPSELVALSNMPIVEEKVNGHLKTVSYQESPIMSTYLVAVVVGLFDYVEDCTSDGVKVRVYCQVGKANHGKFALTVAVGTLELYKEYFAVPYSLPKLDMVAIPDFAAGAMENYGLVTYRETALLYDDQHSAAANKQRVATVVAHELAHQWFGNLVTMEWWTHLWLNEGFATWVSYLATDSLFPEWKIWTQFLDESTEGLRLDGLAESHPIEVEINHAGEIDEIFDAISYRKGASVIRMLQSYLGAESFQRSLASYIKKYACSNAKTEDLWAALEEGSGEPVNKLMNSWTKQKGYPVVSVKVKDEKLAFEQSQFLSSGSHGDGHWIVPITLCCGSYDARKNFLLQTKSETLDIKEFLSDRSGAASAWIKINVDQTGFYRVKYDEDLSGRLRYAIESKNLSATDRFGILDDSFALCMARQQSLTSLLTLMGAYREELEYTVLSNLISISFKVARIVADVNPELLDDIKRFFISLFQYSAEKLGWEPKQGESHLDSMLRGEILTALAVFGHDLTLNEASRRFHAFLDDRNTSLLPPDIRKAAYVGVMQTVSTSNRLGYESLLRVYKETDLSQEKTRILGSLASCPDPNIILEVLNFLLSSEVRSQDAVFGLAVSSQGRETAWTWLKDNWEHISKTWGSGFLIARFVSAIVSPFASFEKAKEIEEFFASRSKPSIARTLKQSIERVHINANWVQSIQDEEHLTEAVEELAHRVY encoded by the exons ATGGAGCAGTTCAAAGGTCAACCTCGCCTCCCAAAATTCGCCGTCCCGAAACGCTACGACATACACCTCAAACCGGACCTCTCCGCCTGCACGTTCGCCGGCTCCGTCGCCATCGACCTCGACATCGTCGCCGATACCAAATACATCGTCCTCAATGCCGCCGAGCTGTCCGTCGTTACCGGCTCCGTTTCGTTCACCAACCGAGGCTTTTATAAG GTGTTGGAGCCTTCAAAAATTGATTTGGTTGAAGCAGACGAGATTTTGGTTTTGGAGTTCGCGGAGACACTTCCGATTGGGATCGGAGTTCTCCGTATCGGGTTTGAAGGAACTTTGAATGACAAAATGAAGGGGTTCTACAGAAG TAAATATGAGCATAATGGTGAGAAGAAGAATATGGCCGTTACGCAGTTTGAACCGGCTGATGCTAGGCGATGCTTTCCATGTTGGGATGAACCTGCTTGCAAG GCTACATTCAAAATCACATTGGATGTGCCATCTGAACTAGTAGCTCTTTCCAACATGCCAATTGTTGAAGAAAAAGTGAATGGGCATCTGAAGACAGTTTCTTATCAAGAATCACCAATAATGTCTACATATTTGGTGGCAGTGGTTGttggtttgtttgattatgTGGAAGATTGTACATCTGATG GGGTCAAAGTTCGAGTATACTGCCAGGTTGGTAAGGCAAATCATGGGAAATTTGCATTGACTGTTGCTGTTGGAACGCTTGAATTGTACAAAGA ATACTTTGCTGTGCCTTACTCTCTACCTAAATTGGATATGGTTGCAATCCCTGATTTTGCTGCTGGGGCCATGGAGAATTATGGTTTAGTTACATACCGTGAAACAGCTTTGCTCTACGACGATCAGCATTCTGCGGCTGCCAATAAGCAGAGG GTTGCTACTGTTGTAGCTCATGAACTGGCACACCAGTGGTTTGGCAACCTTGTAACGATGGAATGGTGGACTCATTTGTGGCTGAATGAGGGGTTTGCAACATGG GTTAGCTATTTAGCAACTGATAGCTTGTTCCCAGAATGGAAAATATGGACTCAGTTTCTTGATGAATCTACAGAGGGTCTTAGACTGGATGGCCTTGCAGAGTCCCATCCCATTGAG GTGGAGATAAATCATGCTGGTGAGATTGATGAAATTTTTGACGCAATAAGTTACAGAAAAGGTGCATCTGTTATTCGGATGCTGCAAAGCTATCTTGGTGCTGAATCCTTTCAG AGGTCACTTGCttcatatataaaaaagtatGCTTGCTCAAATGCGAAGACAGAAGATTTATGGGCTGCCCTTGAGGAGGGATCTGGTGAGCCTGTGAACAAACTAATGAATTCATGGACAAAGCAAAAAGGATACCCAGTTGTCTCTGTCAAAGTCAAAGACGAGAAATTGGCGTTCGAGCAG TCTCAATTTCTGTCAAGTGGTTCCCATGGGGATGGGCATTGGATTGTGCCAATAACATTGTGCTGTGGCTCATATGATGCGCGCAAGAATTTTCTACTGCAAACAAAGTCTGAAACTCTTGATATCAAGGAATTCCTTAGTGATAGAAGCGGTGCTGCATCTGCTTGGATAAAAATTAATGTTGATCAGACTGGTTTCTATAGGGTCAAATATGATGAGGACCTTTCAGGTAGACTCAGATATGCAATAGAGAGCAAAAACTTATCTGCAACTGACAGATTTG GCATTCTGGATGACTCATTTGCTCTTTGTATGGCACGCCAGCAGTCTTTGACCTCATTGCTAACCTTGATGGGTGCTTACAGGGAGGAACTTGAATATACTGTGTTGTCTAATTTGATTTCT ATCAGTTTTAAAGTTGCAAGAATTGTAGCTGATGTGAACCCTGAGTTACTGGATGACATTAAACGATTTTTTATTAGCCTTTTCCAGTATTCTGCAGA GAAGCTTGGTTGGGAGCCTAAGCAAGGGGAGAGTCATCTAGATTCCATGTTGAGAGGAGAGATTTTGACTGCCCTTGCTGTGTTTGGACATGATCTGACACTAAATGAAGCAAGTAGGCGTTTTCATGCTTTCTTAGATGACAGAAATACATCACTTCTCCCTCCTGACATAAGAAAG GCAGCGTATGTGGGTGTAATGCAGACAGTCAGCACATCAAACAGATTGGGGTATGAATCTCTGTTGAGAGTTTACAAAGAGACTGATCTGAGCCAGGAGAAAACACGCATTCTAG GTTCATTAGCATCTTGTCCAGATCCCAACATAATTCTTGAAGTTCTGAACTTTTTGCTGTCTTCTGAG GTTCGTAGCCAAGATGCTGTTTTTGGACTTGCTGTTAGTAGCCAAGGACGTGAAACAGCTTGGACATGGCTGAAG GATAACTGGGAGCATATTTCAAAAACCTGGGGCTCTGGATTTCTAATAGCTCGCTTTGTTAGTGCAATTGTCTCACCG TTTGCTTCATTTGAGAAGGCCAAAGAAATAGAGGAGTTTTTTGCAAGCCGTTCTAAGCCGTCAATTGCTAGAACCTTGAAGCAGAGCATTGAGCGAGTTCACATTAATGCAAATTGGGTTCAGAGTATTCAGGATGAGGAACATCTTACCGAGGCAGTGGAGGAGTTGGCACACAGAGTGTACTAG